One genomic window of Nakamurella panacisegetis includes the following:
- a CDS encoding TetR/AcrR family transcriptional regulator, translated as MSPRPAPDLNSRRDQVIRVARDVAERDGWPAVTMRRLAGELGVTQPVLYSAFDSRQALVDAVALTGFSDVAAALDAVDATPMSRMRAYLDFAAAHPRVYEAMFSLPSGLAFAADDTPEPLQRAFAGIREAFPDADGTRAEVAWAALHGLATLQAGGRLPERLAQARLDLTHRMLTDPSTDHRTGAPPKDAS; from the coding sequence ATGTCTCCTCGCCCCGCACCGGATCTCAACTCGAGGCGCGACCAGGTCATTCGGGTCGCCCGCGACGTCGCCGAGCGTGACGGCTGGCCTGCGGTCACGATGCGGCGCCTGGCCGGCGAGCTCGGCGTGACCCAGCCGGTCCTCTACTCGGCCTTTGACAGCAGGCAGGCGCTCGTCGACGCAGTGGCGCTCACCGGCTTCAGCGACGTCGCTGCCGCACTCGACGCAGTCGACGCCACACCCATGTCACGGATGCGCGCCTACCTCGACTTCGCGGCGGCGCACCCGCGCGTCTACGAGGCGATGTTCTCGCTGCCCTCCGGGTTGGCGTTCGCGGCCGACGACACCCCTGAACCCCTGCAACGTGCCTTCGCCGGCATCCGCGAGGCATTTCCCGACGCCGACGGCACCCGGGCGGAGGTTGCCTGGGCGGCGCTGCACGGCCTGGCCACCCTCCAGGCCGGCGGCCGCCTGCCGGAGAGGTTGGCGCAGGCGCGGCTCGACCTCACGCACCGCATGCTCACCGACCCCAGCACCGATCACCGGACGGGTGCGCCGCCAAAAGACGCGTCGTAA
- a CDS encoding DUF4267 domain-containing protein yields the protein MHVAALVIAVIAAVAIIGLGIRFILSPRKATIDFGVAPGNVRALTEIKGVRDITSGVVVLAVWAGAGTHALGWALTAAALTALGDAFIVRTNGGKLATALGVHGLTAAVLVASGLVLALA from the coding sequence ATGCATGTTGCCGCACTCGTCATCGCCGTCATAGCCGCTGTCGCCATCATCGGTCTCGGCATCCGCTTCATCCTGTCGCCACGGAAGGCGACGATCGACTTCGGAGTGGCTCCGGGCAACGTTCGTGCCCTGACCGAGATCAAGGGCGTCCGGGACATCACGTCCGGGGTGGTGGTACTGGCCGTCTGGGCCGGCGCCGGTACGCATGCTCTCGGCTGGGCTCTGACCGCCGCTGCGCTCACCGCCCTCGGGGATGCGTTCATCGTCCGCACCAATGGCGGGAAGCTTGCGACGGCGCTGGGCGTGCACGGACTCACGGCGGCGGTACTCGTCGCGTCCGGCCTCGTTCTCGCGCTGGCGTAG
- a CDS encoding putative immunity protein, translating into MTSPNGGDFDLTMDELRAVVRFATHCAQSLLPEFETEAPEDARPRQALNAARAFADGAVRTNLQRTTAVAAHRAAKDMSAEVAQLAALACGDAAAAAYLHPIARATQVGHILRAAACAARVAELRAATQGAAGRHDIGALAGRAESPVPDVLRRYPAAPQGRSRLSQLMSALDVAIRDRD; encoded by the coding sequence ATGACCTCACCGAACGGCGGCGACTTCGACCTGACGATGGACGAGCTGCGAGCGGTGGTCCGCTTTGCGACCCACTGCGCGCAGAGCCTGCTTCCCGAGTTCGAGACGGAGGCCCCGGAGGACGCGCGGCCCCGGCAAGCACTCAACGCGGCGCGAGCGTTTGCCGACGGGGCTGTCCGGACGAATCTCCAACGAACGACCGCCGTCGCAGCACACCGAGCGGCCAAGGACATGTCCGCGGAAGTAGCGCAGCTGGCCGCTCTCGCTTGCGGCGACGCCGCGGCCGCCGCCTACCTTCACCCGATCGCAAGAGCAACGCAGGTCGGTCACATTCTCCGCGCCGCGGCCTGTGCTGCCCGAGTGGCCGAGCTGCGAGCGGCTACCCAGGGCGCGGCCGGGCGCCACGATATCGGCGCTCTCGCCGGGCGAGCCGAGTCCCCTGTTCCTGATGTGCTTCGACGATATCCGGCTGCACCGCAAGGAAGGTCCCGCCTGTCGCAGCTGATGAGCGCACTCGACGTCGCAATCAGGGATCGAGACTAG
- a CDS encoding HAD-IA family hydrolase codes for MTQLVVSALLFDLDGTLVDSTASVERNWHKLADGIEMPWEDVAPWIHGIPVRQVLARLRPEMPVEDVEYWHHFMVEAESSDTGDVMPIPGAVAAWDVLPTSRWAIVTSGGLRLATSRIRAAGLPMPRYLITADDVAVGKPNPAPYLMGAEKVGFPPSRCLAFEDAPAGIASARAAGVPVIGIATNHGDLGVATVRDLSEVEFSADRTGVVVTY; via the coding sequence ATGACCCAGCTCGTCGTCTCCGCGTTGTTGTTCGACCTCGACGGCACTCTCGTCGACTCCACCGCCAGCGTCGAGCGGAACTGGCACAAACTGGCCGACGGCATCGAGATGCCGTGGGAGGACGTTGCGCCGTGGATCCATGGCATTCCGGTCCGCCAGGTGCTCGCGCGGTTGCGGCCGGAGATGCCCGTCGAGGACGTCGAATACTGGCACCACTTCATGGTGGAAGCAGAATCCAGCGACACGGGCGATGTGATGCCCATTCCCGGTGCCGTGGCCGCGTGGGACGTCCTGCCGACCAGCCGATGGGCGATCGTCACCAGTGGCGGACTCCGGCTGGCGACATCGCGGATCCGGGCGGCGGGCTTGCCGATGCCCAGGTACCTGATCACCGCGGACGACGTAGCAGTCGGAAAGCCGAACCCGGCGCCGTATCTCATGGGTGCCGAGAAGGTCGGCTTTCCGCCGTCCCGTTGTCTGGCCTTCGAGGACGCGCCGGCCGGAATCGCCTCCGCTCGTGCCGCCGGGGTCCCGGTGATCGGGATCGCCACCAATCACGGTGATCTCGGCGTCGCGACGGTGCGTGATCTGAGCGAGGTCGAGTTCTCGGCCGACCGCACGGGTGTCGTCGTCACCTACTGA